One region of Parambassis ranga chromosome 21, fParRan2.1, whole genome shotgun sequence genomic DNA includes:
- the trpm2 gene encoding transient receptor potential cation channel subfamily M member 2 — translation MCVHPCCHVCVACIYCQYVRVSSDTEPEALYHLLTEEWKLSPPNLLISVTGGAKNFYLKARLKSMFHRGLIKVAQTTGAWIITGGTHTGVMKHVGQAVRDYALSSSMQGNIVAIGVATWGVIHNRDSMVHPEGRFPAHYMMDIKGQGRLSCLDNNHTHFLLVDDGTHGRYGAEIVLRSHLEKYISRKHLGNKDSYMCIPSVCVVLDGGPGTLNTIYNSMLNGTPCVVLEGSGRIADVIAQVSELSVAQVTIALIQQLMEKFFGPEYDKFSKLNIIEWTKKIQDIIRMSHLLTIFSLSEDSHSDVDVAILQALLKASKTNESLGVEGWKRQLELAIAWNRVDIAETEIFTEESQWKSSDLHWAMSAALVSNKPQFVSLLLENGVNLWDFLHDEQTLSKLYTQMPSCFFLRKLAKRVHAARQNQTQPFPIRFRAHKRQGEIITLTHVSEEVRHLLGSFTEPIYPPRTTYHFNMSIDDTPSKRKAGAQAPLMEDDAKAQRDPGVDLFLWAVVQNNKELAEIFWEQCRDCMAAALAASKILKKMSIEGGDADEAEDMIELANHYENHAIGVFSECYSSDVERAQKLLVRVSHLWGRTTCLRLALEADNKNFVAQSGVQALLTQIWCGELSVDNPVWRVLICMVFFPLIYTSFLVFRRDEVIQRETEKSEEIKTVETVTGSTLRTNSHGPRQNRRPLSIWSRLVCLYSSPQVKFYWSIVSYFAFLFLFAVVIMIDFQTTPSAGEVLLYIWLFSLVCEEVRQLFHDPDGFGFHKKAKMYINDLWNILDVLSIVLFIIGLAFRLTAELFYAGKILLCIDFVVFCLRLMAIFTISRTLGPKIIIVRKMMMDMFSFMFLLSIWVVAYGVAKQGILIHNENRLDWIVRGAVYEPYLIIFGNVPTNVDNTAFDMNTCSMNGTDPLKPKCPVLNDSQTPAFPDWLTIIMLCVYLLFANILLLNLLIAIFNFTFEEVQDNTDRIWKFQRYELIKEYHSRPAAPPPFIILSHLYILIRSIVLRRPHIKSKDFKSELSQVKEEGLLSWEALMKDRYLLSAQQEQNQSVERRILDTAQKVTTINDRLEREEETSSTAVLKRLAQLEEQVTQATKALQWIIESLKSQGFNAKETQSLTSATGDETPDPLRYTPDIEDGFHVNSRQLIYLNSKQTRFPVPEEKVPWEVSFSLYAPTYYSSEDSGDHVDGSDPETLDKYRNPGGRTGMRGQGALSRLGPNLNVDLVLTRWRDSETSVLEYLAVWDDSQRALALPGGPVESADQLSVTLQRTLGRKLYDTIKTKVSEGVKVSEGYVDDCRNTDNAWVETTVLTTHLDRTSQVMVDINNVVESSHGFLQWQEVSSKSQLSPNQRESLRQVAALHNRKF, via the exons atgtgtgttcatccttgttgtcatgtttgtgttgcgTGCATCTATTGTCAGTATGTACGAGTGTCCTCAGACACCGAGCCAGAGGCCCTGTACCACTTACTGACTGAAGAGTGGAAGCTCTCTCCGCCTAACCTGCTGATCTCAGTGACTGGAGGAGCAAAGAATTTCTATCTGAAGGCTCGTCTGAAGAGCATGTTCCACAGAGGTCTTATCAAAGTCGCCCAGACGACAG GAGCATGGATCATCACCGGCGGTACCCACACAGGTGTGATGAAGCATGTCGGGCAGGCCGTGAGGGACTACGCCCTGAGTAGCTCCATGCAGGGCAATATCGTGGCTATCGGAGTGGCAACATGGGGAGTAATTCACAACAGGGATTCTATGGTGCATCCAGAG GGACGTTTTCCTGCCCATTATATGATGGACATTAAGGGCCAGGGCCGTCTGTCCTGTCTGGATAATAATCATACACACTTCCTGCTAGTGGACGACGGGACCCATGGACGCTATGGGGCGGAAATTGTACTACGCAGCCATCTTGAGAAATACATTTCCAGAAAGCACCTTGGAAACAAAG ACAGCTATATGTGTatccccagtgtgtgtgtggtcttagATGGAGGACCAGGCACACTGAAT ACTATATACAACAGTATGCTGAATGGAACACCGTGCGTTGTCTTGGAGGGCTCAGGAAGAATAGCAGATGTGATTGCACAGGTATCAGAACTGTCAGTCGCCCAGGTCACCATCGCCCTCATCCAACAGCTGATGGAAAAGTTTTTTGGCCCAGAGTATGACAAGTTCTCCAAACTCAACATTATAGAATGGACAAAGAAG ATTCAGGACATCATCAGGATGTCTCACTTACTGACCATATTCAGCCTAAGCGAGGACAGTCACAGTGACGTGGATGTGGCCATTCTTCAAGCTCTACTCAAAG CTTCTAAGACCAATGAGTCGCTGGGAGTTGAGGGGTGGAAAAGACAGCTGGAGCTGGCTATAGCCTGGAACAGAGTGGACATAGCAGAGACTGAGATCTTCACAGAGGAGAGCCAGTGGAAG TCCAGTGACCTCCACTGGGCCATGTCTGCAGCTCTGGTTAGCAACAAGCCTCAGTTTGTGAGTCTGCTGCTGGAGAACGGTGTGAATCTGTGGGATTTCCTGCACGATGAGCAAACTCTGAGTAAGCTCTACACACAGATGCCCAGCTGCTTCTTTCTGCGTAAGCTAGCCAAGCGGGTCCATGCTGCCCGCCAAAACCAGACACAACCATTCCCCATCAGATTTCGAGCTCACAAAAGGCAAGGCGAGATCATCACATTGACGCATGTCTCTGAAGAGGTGCGCCACCTGCTGGGCAGCTTCACCGAGCCCATCTACCCTCCCCGCACCACGTACCACTTCAACATGTCTATAGATGATACA CCGTCTAAAAGGAAAGCAGGAGCCCAAGCTCCACTCATGGAAGACGATGCTAAAGCACAGAGGGATCCAGGTGTAGACCTTTTCCTATGGGCTGTCGTCCAAAACAACAAGGAGCTGGCAGAAATTTTCTGGGAGCAG TGTAGGGACTGCATGGCTGCTGCACTGGCTGCCAGTAAGATCCTGAAGAAAATGTCAATAGAAGGAGGTGATGCAGACGAGGCAGAGGACATGATAGAGCTTGCCAACCATTATGAGAATCATGCCATAG GTGTGTTCAGTGAGTGCTACAGCAGTGATGTGGAGCGAGCTCAGAAGCTGCTGGTTCGCGTGTCACACTTATGGGGCAGAACAACGTGCCTGCGGCTGGCACTGGAGGCTGACAATAAGAACTTTGTAGCTCAGTCGGGTGTTCAG GCTCTCCTGACTCAGATCTGGTGTGGTGAACTTTCAGTGGACAACCCTGTGTGGAGAGTGCTGATCTGCATGGTCTTCTTCCCTCTCATCTACACCAGCTTCCTGGTTTTTAG ACGTGATGAAGTCATCCAGAGAGAAACGGAGAAGAGTGAGGAGATAAAGACAGTGGAGACAGTGACAGGAAGCACACTGCGAACTAATTCACATGGCCC CCGGCAGAACAGGAGGCCTCTGAGCATCTGGTCCAGACTGGTGTGCCTGTACAGCTCTCCACAGGTCAAGTTTTACTGGAGCATTGTCTCTTACTTTGCCTTCCTTTTCCTGTTTGCTGTGGTGATAATGATAGACTTCCAGAcaacgccctctgctggtgaggtGCTGCTCTACATCTGGCTGTTTTCACTGGTGTGTGAGGAGGTCAGACAG CTGTTTCATGATCCTGATGGATTTGGGTTTCACAAGAAAGCCAAGATGTACATCAATGACCTCTGGAACATTTTAGATGTCCTGTCCATTGTCCTGTTTATTATTGGCCTTGCTTTTAG GCTGACAGCTGAGCTGTTCTACGCGGGTAAAATCCTCCTCTGCATCGATTTTGTGGTCTTCTGCCTCAGACTCATGGCCATTTTCACTATCAGTCGAACCCTGGGACCCAAAATCATCATAGTCAGAAAGATG ATGATGGACATGTTCTCCTTCATGTTCCTTCTGAGTATCTGGGTGGTGGCGTACGGCGTCGCCAAACAAGGCATTCTCATCCACAATGAAAACCGCTTGGACTGGATTGTCCGTGGGGCCGTTTACGAGCCATACCTGATCATATTTGGGAATGTTCCCACCAATGTTGACA ACACTGCGTTTGACATGAACACCTGCAGCATGAATGGAACGGATCCTCTGAAACCCAAGTGTCCTGTGCTGAATGATAGTCAAACACCGGCCTTCCCTGACTGGCTGACTATTATCATGCTCTGTGTTTACCTGCTCTTTGCCAACATACTCCTGCTCAACCTGCTCATTGCAATTTTCAA CTTTACATTCGAGGAGGTACAGGACAACACAGACAGGATATGGAAGTTTCAAAGATACGAGCTCATCAAGGAGTACCACAGTCGTCCAGCTGCTCCTCCGCCTTTCATCATCCTCAGCCATCTCTACATCCTTATCAGGAGCATCGTGCTGCGGAGGCCTCACATCAAAAGCAAAGATTTCA AGAGTGAGCTCTCTCAGGTGAAGGAAGAGGGGCTCCTGTCCTGGGAGGCCTTGATGAAGGACAGATACCTGCTGTCAGCACAGCAGGAGCAGAACCAGAGTGTGGAGAGACGCATCCTGGATACAGCCCAAAA GGTTACCACCATAAACGATCggttggagagagaggaggaaaccaGCTCCACGGCTGTGCTGAAAAGACTGGCCCAACTAGAGGAGCAG GTCACCCAGGCAACCAAAGCTCTGCAGTGGATAATAGAGAGTCTGAAGTCTCAGGGTTTCAATGCAAAAGAAACACAATCACTGA CATCAGCCACAGGAGACGAGACGCCTGACCCCCTGAGGTACACGCCGGACATAGAGGACGGTTTCCACGTGAATTCCCGTCAGTTGATTTATctaaacagcaaacaaacacgTTTTCCTGTGCCAGAGGAGAAGGTGCCGTGGGAG GTCAGCTTTAGCTTATACGCGCCAACATATTATTCCTCAGAAGACAGTGGTGACCATGTGGATGG ATCAGATCCAGAAACTTTAGATAAATACAG AAACCCAGGAGGGAGGACAGGCATGAGAGGGCAAGGTGCACTCAGCCGCCTGGGTCCAAACCTGAATGTTGACCTTGTGCTCACACG CTGGCGAGACAGTGAGACGTCGGTTTTGGAGTACCTGGCAGTTTGGGATGATAGTCAAAGAGCCTTGGCTTTACCTGGG GGACCTGTTGAATCTGCTGATCAACTGTCAGTGACTCTTCAGAGAACCCTGGGGAGGAAGCTCTATGACACAATAAAAACCAAAGTATCAGAGGGAGTTAAG gtgTCTGAAGGTTACGTGGATGACTGCAGGAACACCGACAACGCCTGGGTGGAAACCACTGTCCTAACCACTCACCTGGACAGAACCAGCCAGGTGATGGTGGACATCAACAACGTG GTGGAGAGCAGCCACGGCTTCTTACAGTGGCAGGAGGTGAGCAGCAAAAGCCAACTCAGCCCAAACCAAAGGGAGTCCCTGCGGCAGGTTGCTGCGCTGCACAACAGgaagttttga